In one Thermomicrobiales bacterium genomic region, the following are encoded:
- a CDS encoding DUF4332 domain-containing protein: MAKIIDIEGIGPVYAEKLTGAGIRTTEGLLRAAGAAKGRDELAAKIGVDASRILEWVNRADLMRIRGVGTQYSDLLEASGVDSVLELARRNAANLHAAMTEVNAAKKLVRQLPSATAVSGWVEHAKTLDRAVSH; this comes from the coding sequence ATGGCGAAGATCATCGATATCGAGGGCATTGGGCCAGTGTATGCGGAAAAGCTGACCGGGGCCGGAATCCGGACGACCGAGGGTCTGCTCCGCGCCGCCGGGGCCGCCAAGGGTCGCGACGAGCTGGCCGCAAAGATCGGCGTCGATGCATCCCGCATTCTGGAGTGGGTCAATCGCGCCGACCTGATGCGTATACGTGGCGTCGGCACGCAGTACTCCGACCTGCTGGAAGCCTCCGGCGTCGATAGCGTGCTGGAGCTGGCCCGGCGCAACGCCGCCAACCTGCACGCTGCGATGACCGAGGTGAACGCGGCGAAGAAGCTCGTCCGCCAACTGCCCTCGGCCACCGCCGTCTCCGGCTGGGTCGAGCACGCCAAGACGCTCGACCGCGCCGTTAGCCACTAG